The following coding sequences are from one Venturia canescens isolate UGA chromosome 5, ASM1945775v1, whole genome shotgun sequence window:
- the Ttc19 gene encoding tetratricopeptide repeat protein 19 homolog, mitochondrial has product MNYFEKVVIKNWRFFQKAANHFQGPIINTRVHRVWKKPCQILIQTESGNSYRDHKSRGTFRDRSNFLLPAGGVLMSLFKWGDEEEDPIPELIMTLKRSIWLIQKEDYKKAEQMLHVALRQAQALQHYEGITYVYDIMANLAFEVGDYKKANTLFVSVMQRLISTGTPKDDIKIVHISLKMAKLFQHMGDLEKAEQGYEFCLKSLQDQMEKEPENEDVLVLWAMSCDWYAKMLLSQSKFGTALKNIEQAYKVCLKVHGREHEQTVVLLNDLGTISCLAGDDEQAINYLTSAAEIGTKLPDMQDLGAVHVNLGGVYLKKGLYNEAKKFCEEGRKIATTRNNQECLDEANECLKTVKQFLKT; this is encoded by the exons atgaattatttcgaaaaagtaGTCatcaaaaattggagatttttcCAAAAGGCAGCAAATCATTTTCAAGGTCCAATAATAAACACAAGGGTTCATCGTGTTTGGAAAAAACCTTGTCAAATCCTGATACAAACCGAATCAGGAAATTCGTACAGGGATCACAAAAGCAGAGGTACATTCAGAGACCGTTCGAATTTTCTATTGCCAGCTGGTGGGGTATTGATGAGTCTGTTCAAATGGGGTGACGAGGAGGAAGATCCAATTCCTGAACTCATAATGACCCTCAAAAGATCCATTTGGTTAATACAG AAAGAAGACTACAAAAAAGCTGAACAAATGCTACACGTAGCCCTGAGACAGGCTCAAGCTCTTCAGCATTACGAAGGAATAACTTATGTTTACGACATCATGGCAAATCTTGCGTTTGAAGTTGGTGATTATAAAAAAGCCAACACTCTCTTTGTATCAGTGATGCAGAGATTAATTTCGACCGGCACTCCTAAGGACGACATTAAAATTGTTCATATTAGTCTGAAAATGGCTAAGCTTTTCCAGCACATGGGAGACCTTGA AAAAGCAGAGCAAGGCTACGAGTTTTGTTTGAAAAGTTTGCAAGaccaaatggaaaaagaaccAGAAAATGAGGACGTATTGGTCTTGTGGGCCATGAGTTGCGATTGGTATGCAAAAATGCTCTTAAGCCAGTCAAAATTCGGTACAGcactgaaaaatattgagcaaGCTTATAAAGTTTGTTTAAAAGTACACGGCCGAGAGCACGAACAAACGGTTGTATTGCTCAATGACCTCGGAACGATAAGTTGCCTTGCGGGCGACGACGAGCAAGCGATTAATTATCTCACGAGCGCAGCAGAAATCG GCACGAAGTTACCTGATATGCAAGATCTTGGAGCTGTTCACGTTAATTTAGGAGGTGTTTATTTAAAGAAAGGTCTTTACAATGAGGCAAAAAAGTTTTGTGAAGAAGGCCGGAAAATAGCCACTACCAGAAATAATCAAGAATGTCTTGACGAAGCCAACGAATGCCTCAAAACTGTCAAACAGTTTCTTAAAActtag
- the LOC122410448 gene encoding guided entry of tail-anchored proteins factor CAMLG-like isoform X1, translating to MADAAAKREARRRRILENSEYRLQKITGHANHKEFPAEEVNRKVIETESTSSNSSSNGILSSEQMLQNQSFDSLIDDFNTSLDNDEPIKFDQMYSATQELLNHVLSGQNIHHRRSTEVTYSPNNYANAESFNFNNSNNIRFSQEKNESHPLLNHVERDIPATSNSTLEKPSFLISALSSRLVYVILAVVVNIMIVLKLEHLFGASVMVPFLAVVIGRLCTSKTDEATQGNNMLVAALILSNCRPDFVKVIQRLKGILSIIGKVFRDLAIYIFTFVILYTVISPYRSSPDDILPIEKNAETIFENDMTM from the exons ATGGCCGATGCAGCGGCCAAAAGGGAAGCCCGAAGACGAAgaattctcgaaaattcaGAATATCGATTACAAAAAATCACAGGTCATGCCAATCACAAAGAATTTCCAG CAGAAGAAGTAAACAGAAAAGTCATCGAGACTGAATCAACCTCTTCGAATTCAAGTTCGAACGGAATTTTGAGCAGCGAACAAATGCTGCAAAATCAATCGTTCGATTCTCTAATTGATG ATTTTAATACAAGTTTAGACAACGATGAACCCATCAAATTCGACCAAATGTATTCAGCGACGCAAGAGCTTTTGAATCATGTCCTCTCTGGACAAAATATTCATCATCGACGCTCTACGGAAGTGACTTACAGCCCCAACAACTATGCCAACGCAgaatcattcaatttcaataattccaaCAACATCAGATTCTCTCAGGAAAAGAACGAGTCTCATCCATTGCTTAATCACGTGGAAAGAGATATTCCTGCAACCAGTAATTCAACCCTTGAAAAACCATCATTTCTCATAAGCGCCTTGTCAAGCCGACTGGTATACGTCATACTTGCAGTTGTTGTAAATATTATGATAGTTCTGAAACTGGAGCATTTATTTGGAGCG agtGTAATGGTTCCATTTTTGGCAGTGGTGATTGGACGTTTGTGTACGTCAAAAACCGACGAGGCAACTCAAGGCAACAATATGTTGGTAGCTGCCCTCATACTATCAAATTGCAGGCCTGATTTCGTAAAAGTTATTCAAAGACTCAAGGGTATATTGTCGATCATCGGAAAAGTGTTTCGGGACCTGGCTATATACATTTTCACTTTTGTAATATTATACACGGTGATTTCACCGTACAGAAGCAGTCCCGATGACATATTGCCTATTGAAAAAAACGCGGAAACAATATTCGAGAATGACATGACAATGTAA
- the Catsup gene encoding protein catecholamines up — protein sequence MTKLNEASWPSRGLLVKIALGLFVLVILLDLPVLCQTHSHEHEEPPSFKYSKEANVKPHDHDHDHHKKVDSKAKFTAEEEQNMIFKAMGSTLLISAAPFILLFFVPLDNSKKRQPLLKILLSFASGGLLGDAFLHLIPHALISHSHDSSESHSHSHSHSHSPDSQESAIHGHDMSVGLGVLLGIITFLVVEKGVRLIKGDHCHSHSHSDDDSAKSTKSKKDSGKQKGKSDNGAAKDSKGDIKIAGYLNLAADFLHNFTDGLAIGASYLAGETVGYVTTFTILLHEVPHEIGDFAILIQSGCSKKKAMLLQLVTALGALCGTYVSLWAGGMSDLATLWILPFTAGGFIYIATVSVIPELLSDTKFWQSVKEIIALLFGVYMMVLIAQYE from the exons atgacgaaattaAACGAGGCCAGCTGGCCAAGTCGTGGGTTACTCGTGAAAATAGCTCTGGGTCTTTTTGTTCTTGTTATTCTTCTTGATTTACCGGTGCTTTGTCAAACTCATTCGCACGAACACGAAGAACCACCAAGTTTCAAATATTCTAAGGAAGCGAATGTGAAACCGCATGATCACGATCATGATCACCACAAAAAGGTCGATTCGAAAGCCAAATTTACTGCCGAAGAAGAACAGAACATGATATTCAAAGCTATGGGTTCAACACTCTTAATATCAGCTGCTCCTTTCATTCTTCTCTTCTTTGTTCCCTTGGACAACAGCAAAAAACGTCAACCccttttgaaaatattgctcaGTTTTGCATCCGGCGGTTTACTTGGCGACGCTTTTCTGCACTTAATTCCTCATGCCCTAATTTCTCATTCTCATGATTCTTCTGAATCACACTCTCACTCGCATTCCCATTCTCATTCTCCGGATTCTCAAGAATCAGCCATCCATGGGCATGATATGTCTGTTGGATTGGGAGTTCTTCTTGGCATCATTACTTTTCTGGTCGTTGAAAAAGGTGTCAGACTTATCAAAGGTGACCATTGCCATTCCCACTCTCACTCAGACGATGACAGCGCTAAATCTACCAAGAGTAAAAAAGACTCCGGAAAACAAAAAGGAAAATCAGACAACGGGGCTGCTAAAGATTCTAAGGGAGATATCAAAATTGCTGGCTATTTGAATCTTGCTGCTGACTTTTTGCACAACTTTACTGATGGCCTTGCCATTGGTGCCAGTTATCTTGCCGGTGAAACTGTAGGATACGTTACAACCTTCACCATTTTGCTTCATGAAGTCCCGCATGAAATTGGAGATTTTGCTATTCTCATACAGAGTGGATGTAGCAAGAAAAAG GCAATGTTGCTTCAACTGGTGACAGCTCTTGGTGCCTTGTGTGGGACTTATGTATCTTTATGGGCTGGAGGAATGA GTGATCTTGCCACATTGTGGATTCTTCCGTTTACAGCAGGTGGTTTCATTTACATTGCGACAGTCTCCGTAATCCCTGAGCTTCTTTCGGACACGAAGTTCTGGCAATCTGTGAAAGAGATAATCGCTCTTCTTTTCGGTGTTTACATGATGGTACTGATAGCTCAatacgaatga
- the TFAM gene encoding transcription factor A, mitochondrial produces MAGFGRIFGLANASTNYKGILSISNVRNISGNVPFMTPGRSKQNLNEQLGLPQRPKRAMTPFFKYLMTERPKFMVQHPELKYSAVLKTIAKQWATVDPKEKSILREQYEQEMLTYNKMLKEYEQTITSEQRKSLKEARDMKRSRRRRLDLKKKLVEFGKPKRPQTVFFMFLNERKHLKPEHQSRTDWARQMAQEWQEVTAEEKQKYKTRAQELMEQYKKDIKKWEEKMVREGHFDVVSSLRSLDLKSKSE; encoded by the exons ATGGCTGGGTTTGGGCGAATTTTCGGACTTGCTAATGCGAGTACAAATTACAAGGGTATTTTGTCAATCag caATGTTAGGAATATCAGTGGTAATGTACCTTTCATGACGCCAGGTAGAAGCAAACAGAATTTAAATGAACAACTGGGGTTACCACAGAGACCAAAAAGGGCGATGactccattttttaaatatttaatgaCAGAGCGCCCCAAGTTCATGGTACAACATCCAGAGTTGAAATATAGTGCTGTGCTGAAAACCATAGCAAAACAATGGGCGACTGTTGATCCTAAGGAGAAATCGATTTTACGAGAACAATACGAACAAGAGATGTTAACTTATAACAAGATGTTGAAGGAATATGAACAAACCATAACAAGTGAACAGCGAAAATCACTCAAGGAGGCTAGAGACATGAAAAGAAGCAGACGAAGAAGACTCGATTTAAAGAAA AAACTCGTCGAATTTGGAAAACCTAAAAGGCCTCaaacagtatttttcatgtttctaAATGAAAGGAAACACTTGAAGCCAGAACATCAATCACGAACG GATTGGGCTCGACAAATGGCTCAGGAATGGCAAGAAGTGACTGcagaggaaaaacaaaagtacaaAACCAGGGCGCAAGAATTGATGGAACAGTACAAAAAGGACATAAAAAAgtgggaggaaaaaatggtgcGAGAAGGTCACTTCGACGTCGTTAGTTCTCTTAGGAGTCTAGATCTTAAATCAAAGTCCGAATAG
- the LOC122410448 gene encoding guided entry of tail-anchored proteins factor CAMLG-like isoform X2, with the protein MADAAAKREARRRRILENSEYRLQKITGHANHKEFPEEVNRKVIETESTSSNSSSNGILSSEQMLQNQSFDSLIDDFNTSLDNDEPIKFDQMYSATQELLNHVLSGQNIHHRRSTEVTYSPNNYANAESFNFNNSNNIRFSQEKNESHPLLNHVERDIPATSNSTLEKPSFLISALSSRLVYVILAVVVNIMIVLKLEHLFGASVMVPFLAVVIGRLCTSKTDEATQGNNMLVAALILSNCRPDFVKVIQRLKGILSIIGKVFRDLAIYIFTFVILYTVISPYRSSPDDILPIEKNAETIFENDMTM; encoded by the exons ATGGCCGATGCAGCGGCCAAAAGGGAAGCCCGAAGACGAAgaattctcgaaaattcaGAATATCGATTACAAAAAATCACAGGTCATGCCAATCACAAAGAATTTCCAG AAGAAGTAAACAGAAAAGTCATCGAGACTGAATCAACCTCTTCGAATTCAAGTTCGAACGGAATTTTGAGCAGCGAACAAATGCTGCAAAATCAATCGTTCGATTCTCTAATTGATG ATTTTAATACAAGTTTAGACAACGATGAACCCATCAAATTCGACCAAATGTATTCAGCGACGCAAGAGCTTTTGAATCATGTCCTCTCTGGACAAAATATTCATCATCGACGCTCTACGGAAGTGACTTACAGCCCCAACAACTATGCCAACGCAgaatcattcaatttcaataattccaaCAACATCAGATTCTCTCAGGAAAAGAACGAGTCTCATCCATTGCTTAATCACGTGGAAAGAGATATTCCTGCAACCAGTAATTCAACCCTTGAAAAACCATCATTTCTCATAAGCGCCTTGTCAAGCCGACTGGTATACGTCATACTTGCAGTTGTTGTAAATATTATGATAGTTCTGAAACTGGAGCATTTATTTGGAGCG agtGTAATGGTTCCATTTTTGGCAGTGGTGATTGGACGTTTGTGTACGTCAAAAACCGACGAGGCAACTCAAGGCAACAATATGTTGGTAGCTGCCCTCATACTATCAAATTGCAGGCCTGATTTCGTAAAAGTTATTCAAAGACTCAAGGGTATATTGTCGATCATCGGAAAAGTGTTTCGGGACCTGGCTATATACATTTTCACTTTTGTAATATTATACACGGTGATTTCACCGTACAGAAGCAGTCCCGATGACATATTGCCTATTGAAAAAAACGCGGAAACAATATTCGAGAATGACATGACAATGTAA
- the Slob gene encoding slowpoke-binding protein isoform X5, with amino-acid sequence MDSHRESSQEWEFQPLKYRRAIKSRPRSHRATWNTNASPWYFHCPIEKLCFWRRSRKNYYELGTSKKRENSSDENRNEQNGNRGHQYTALGNGPPACEDVGEYMEMEKRTRDRALSICQSYIKVKPRYSLIEQLNNVGSRVDKYWFAVHDTMLKTDRLLTLVPLNRNCSLSVCPTTRDTLNDLFLALQHPYICPVLDLEFIDYKEQNYAILVQPMNQGSLKDLIYGIERNCWNEDWGQKYAARGRGLPIPQIQQMGRQILEALVFLKDRGFPTVTHLHSGNVVVQNGVARLAGLENSLLGFTSRIHPVVSSRTSHGATIDSICFGHMLFEMCAGYELCSFKPSSMHLNDLKMYPQVANLMNVIFTKVNGRYPTVEELLLHDIFRNIDLREMRSAPVTIFRPTLTPSIINLLDGLKRHNSGKRTSEVDTEDMISLESPQNERGEDSLLTEIYNELSNTTV; translated from the exons ATGGATAGTCATAGAGAAAGTTCTCAGGAATGggaatttcaacccctcaAATATCGTCGGGCCATTAAAAGTCGACCTCGAAG TCATCGAGCAACGTGGAATACGAATGCTTCACCGTGGTATTTTCATTGTCCAATTGAGAAATTATGCTTTTGGCGTcgttcgagaaaaaattattacgaaTTAGGTACAtcgaagaaaagagaaaattcgtcagatgaaaatcgaaatgagCAAAATGG AAATAGGGGACACCAGTACACAGCACTGGGCAACGGACCACCCGCTTGCGAGGACGTCGGCGAATAcatggaaatggaaaaaagaacCAGGGATCGTGCACTGTCTATTTGTCAATCTTACATTAAAGTTAAACCTCGTTACAGTCTTATCGAACAACTCAACAATGTGG GCTCTCGAGTCGACAAATACTGGTTCGCGGTACACGACACAATGTTGAAAACCGACAGACTTTTGACTCTGGTCCCATTGAACAGAAATTGTTCACTAAGCGTTTGTCCAACGACGAGAGACACCCTCAACGATCTTTTCCTGGCTCTTCAGCATCCTTACATTTGTCCAGTTTTGGATCTCGAGTTTATCGATTACAAGGAACAAAATTATGCTATTCTCGTACAGCCGATGAACCAGGGGAGCTTGAAAGATCTTATTTACGGG attgAAAGAAATTGTTGGAACGAAGACTGGGGTCAAAAGTACGCAGCCCGTGGAAGAGGTCTCCCGATTCCCCAGATCCAGCAAATGGGTCGACAGATTTTGGAAGCTCTGGTGTTCCTGAAAGATCGTGGTTTCCCAACGGTTACGCATTTGCATTCGGGCAACGTCGTGGTACAAAATGGCGTTGCACGTTTGGCTGGATTGGAAAACTCTCTGCTGGGTTTCACAAGCCGTATACACCCGGTCGTGTCGTCCCGGACGTCCCATGGCGCCACGATCGATAGCATTTGCTTTG GCCAcatgctgttcgaaatgtgcgCTGGCTATGAATTGTGTTCCTTCAAACCTTCTTCGATGCACCTCAACGACCTCAAAATGTATCCTCAGGTCGCAAATCTGATGAATGTGATATTCACCAAAGTCAACGGTCGTTATCCGACCGTGGAAGAGCTTCTACTTCACGATATATTTAGAAATATCGATCTACGAGAAATGCGGAGCGCGCCAGTCACA ATATTTCGTCCAACTTTAACGCCATCCATTATTAATCTGCTCGATGGACTCAAGAGGCACAATTCTGGAAAAAG GACATCGGAAGTCGACACGGAGGACATGATATCTTTGGAGAGTCCACAAAACGAGCGAGGGGAGGATTCGTTATTAACTGAAATTTACAACGAGCTTTCAAACACAACCGTTTAA
- the Caf1-55 gene encoding chromatin assembly factor 1 p55 subunit, translating to MGDKDGETFDDAVEERVINEEYKIWKKNTPFLYDLVMTHALEWPSLTAQWLPDVTRPEGKDYSVHRLILGTHTSDEQNHLLIASVQLPNEDAQFDASHYDNEKGEFGGFGSVSGKIEIEIKINHEGEVNRARYMPQNPCVIATKTPSSDVLVFDYTKHPSKPDPNGECHPDLRLRGHQKEGYGLSWNPNLNGYLLSASDDHTICLWDINATPKENRVIDAKTIFTGHTAVVEDVAWHLLHESLFGSVADDQKLMIWDTRCNNTSKPSHTVDAHTAEVNCLSFNPYSEFILATGSADKTVALWDLRNLKLKLHSFESHKDEIFQVQWSPHNETILASSGTDRRLHVWDLSKIGEEQSPEDAEDGPPELLFIHGGHTAKISDFSWNPNEPWVICSVSEDNIMQVWQMAENIYNDEEPDTPASELEAGAS from the exons ATGGGTGACAAAGACGGTG AAACCTTCGACGACGCGGTTGAGGAGCGTGTCATCAACGAGGAGtataaaatatggaaaaagaataCTCCTTTTTTGTACGACCTTGTGATGACCCATGCTCTGGAATGGCCATCGCTGACGGCACAATGGCTACCTGACGTTACAAGGCCCGAGGGCAAGGATTATTCCGTTCATCGTTTGATACTGGGTACCCACACATCCGACGAACAGAATCACCTTCTCATCGCGAGCGTTCAATTGCCAAATGAGGATGCCCAATTCGACGCCTCGCATTATGACAACgaaaaaggcgaatttggaggcTTTGGTTCCGTCagcggaaaaattgaaattgagaTTAAGATTAATCATGAGGGAGAAGTGAACAGAGCTAGATATATGCCGCAAAATCCTTGCGTCATTGCTACCAAAACTCCTTCTAGCGACGTACTTGTTTTTGATTATACTAAACATCCTAGTAAACCTGATCCAAACGGAGAATGCCATCCTGATTTAAG gtTACGCGGCCATCAAAAGGAAGGCTATGGTCTTTCGTGGAATCCAAATCTCAATGGTTACTTGTTAAGCGCTTCCGACGATCACACGATCTGTCTCTGGGACATAAACGCAACACCCAAAGAAAATCGTGTGATCGACGCGAAGACAATTTTTACTGGCCACACCGCAGTCGTCGAGGATGTAGCCTGGCACCTTCTGCATGAATCTCTGTTTGGTTCTGTAGCTGACGatcaaaaattgatgatcTGGGACACTAG gtGTAACAACACGAGCAAACCCAGCCACACCGTCGACGCCCACACAGCTGAAGTCAATTGTTTGAGCTTCAATCCTTATTCCGAATTCATTCTCGCGACCGGAAGCGCCGACAAAACAGTCGCCTTGTGGGATCTCCGCAATTTGAAGCTCAAGCTGCACTCTTTCGAGTCGCACAAGGATGAGATTTTCCAGGTACAATGGTCGCCCCATAACGAAACGATACTCGCAAGCAGTGGCACCGACAGACGTCTGCACGTTTGGGATTTGAGCAAAATTGGCGAGGAACAATCACCCGAGGACGCTGAAGACGGACCACCTGAATTACTG TTTATCCACGGAGGACACACAGCAAAGATAAGTGATTTTTCGTGGAATCCGAACGAGCCCTGGGTCATATGTTCGGTGTCAGAGGACAATATTATGCAAGTATGGCAAATGGCTGAGAACATATACAACGACGAGGAGCCGGACACACCAGCGAGTGAACTCGAAGCTGGAGCATCATAA